The following is a genomic window from Sus scrofa isolate TJ Tabasco breed Duroc unplaced genomic scaffold, Sscrofa11.1 Contig1815, whole genome shotgun sequence.
TCATGGAATGCAGGTTTCCAGCTATGTGGGCTGCTGTGGTCATCTGAACACAGAGTTTCTTTGACATCATGGTGTGGTACTGCAGTGgattgcagatggccacatagcgatcataggccATTGCTGCCAGAAGAAAGCAGTCTGCTGTTTCAAcagtgcaaaaaaaataaaattgtgccatGCATTCATAGAGGGAAACCATTCTGTTTTCAGAAAATAAGTTCCCTAACATGTTAGGAGTAATGGCAGAGGCACAGCAAGAATCCACAAGAGCGAGGTTGCCCAGAAAGATGTACATTGGAGTGTGCAGACGATGCTCTTTTGCAATTATTATCATCAGGCCAAGGTTCCCCACCATGGTGATCAGATAGATGGCAAAGAATACCACAAACAGAAGGGTCTTCAGCTCTGGGTGATCAGTAAATCCCATGAGGATAAACTCATTGTTTATGGTCTGATTTCCTTTAGCCATTCCTGACTTCTCTGTTGAGACAAGAATCGTAGAGAAGTGAGGTACTACTTTATAATACATCCAATTCAACTCTGAGCTCTCCCTGGCCCAAAAGGACAAGGAGCATCCTCAATAATGCTTTCACAATCACATGGATTTTGGTGCATGCCCATTTCCAGGGGAACATCAATCTCCAAGAGCTCTTACCTTTTAAGCtagttatttaacattttcccagCATATTGTCAAGAAAAACATTTGATAAGATGCATAAAGATGGCTTTTGAGGTCTTGAAAGGAATATTCAGTGCAGAAGGACTTAATCTGTGCACCGATAGGTGTCAGCAGTTTGTGTAAGTATTCCCAAATAATTTCAATGACTGTGTCTGTACAGATTAACAGTGTTGTTTGAAAGACTATTTTTGTGCACCCATGcacatagaagcattattcaagATAGCTAGAAGTGGAAGCAACTCAACTTTCCtctgatggatgaatgaatgatcaaAATGTGGTATAGACATTTTGATGGAATATTAATCATCTTTAAAAGGGGAATAAAATTCTTACACATGTTAAAATATGGATGAAACAATgatgtgctaagtgaaataaaatagacacagaaggacaaatattgttaTTCCACTTAACATATTAAAGTAGTCAAACTCATACATATAGAAAGTAAAATGTGGTTgtccaggaaggaaggaatggagagtattatttaatgggtacagaatttcggtttgggaagatgaaaagttcCTGGAGTTGGGTAGTGTTGGTTATACAACAATATAAATTTACCTAATGCCAGTGTACTGTATATACTTAAATATAGTTAGAacgataaattttatgttacgtatttttctactgtaaaaaATTTCAAGACTATTATCATGGTATTTATATCCTTTATGCATGCAATATAAAAGTGCCTATATCTGCATGTGCATAAAGAAatctaaagaaatttaaatgctaTCAAAAGAAACTGAAGCATTCCTGAGagttaaaatttgataaattcaATTTATAACTCTGTCAAAAACATCATGAGTAACATCAAATATCACAGTTAATATGACATAATTTCTATAGTTTTATTCTATAAAGAACTTCTACAATCAGTAAGAATATCCcggaaaaataaagaacaggaacagaaaaatctcaaaaataatacaattttttaaacaaattaaaatgtttgacTTCATTGATAATCAGAGAAACATAGTTTGAAGTGGTGAGGAAggcatatttattttgcttaccaAAATAACAAGGTTTAAAAGCGTCGTCTGAAATACAGTAAAATGGGAACCTAATTGCCTTTGTGGCCAAAGTATTAGCTGGTTGAGTCATTGGAAAATAACTTGGTAATAGATTAAGGAAACTCTTAAATGTTCAGACCTCTGACTGGTTAGAGTTAATGTTCAGTACATATAAaatactactacatataaaatatttaaccaacaaggacctactgtatagcacagagaataatAGTCAACATTTTAtagtaacctataagggaaaagattctgaaaaacaatatatatatatattatataggcAATTAGGTTCCCATTTTACTGTATTTCAGACGACGCTTTTATATGTAATTATCACATTTATTAAgctttaagtatattttttctatcttcatggacttttaaaaattgaagtatagttgatttataatgtgttaatttctacagtactgcaaagtgatttaattatatatatatatgtatatacatatatatatatccttttttatattttttcctctatggCTTATCAAAGGATATTGAATAGCTTTCAGTATATATTTAAACCTTAATCATCTATCCCTTAGATTTTTCCTTATAGCCTGAGAATTCTAATCTATTGGGAATTGCTTTATTTCAATCTGCCttcatttattttagttaattaaaGAATActttattcattaatttgttaCTTATTAAATGCCTGCTCtgtgttatatattttcttagaaGATTAGTTAATTCTTCTGGACATTTCCACATTGATAATTTTCTGGATATTCGTTAACCATAACTGCAGTCTATATTACTGGAATAGAGAAAAAACATTTTGGGGAGATGATCTCATTCTTTTTGGCCTCATGAAGCTGTTTACTCACTTTTAAACTCAGTCTATTTGTGGTGGATACCTTTAAAAACaatattagaaatgaatatttgaaatctatataatctgaattattttttcactAAATGCCTTACTCTTGGTGACctgacatataaaaaataaacattttagggagttcccgttgtggctcagcaggttacaaacctgattctggttgcatccctggccttgctcagtgggttagggatctggcattatgaactgtggtgtaggtctcagatgaggctcagatctggcattgccatggatgtggtataggctggcagctacagctccgattcaacccctagcctgggaacttccatatgttgcaggtgtgaccctaaaacaaacaaagagaacATTTTATATCTACATAATTTGAATATGTTTTTTCATTAAGTGCCTTACACTTGACAACGTGAAGTCACATAACAGTTTTCCTTCAGTTTTCCCAGTTGATGATAATTAATCAGACAGAAATGAGttttatattgatattttatttctctaaaaatcaaaaaataaactgaaaatctcCCTAAAATTACATCAGCAGTTTAAAAGCATGATTTAAAAGTATATTCCTTCCTCATGTAATTTCTTTAATAGGGAATATCTgacacaaacattttaaataccaTTTCATTGCATAGGCTAAAATTCCATTTCATCTGTGAAGCTGTAAGTTATATGGCAAACCACATTATTAGAAGAAGTTCCAAAAACTTCTGTTATTACTGTAAAAGTatgcttttacttatttatttttggctaaatttaggttttttttcccttaaattcagAAGTAATGCAAATAAATTATAGTCATTTGTTCAGATCTTATACAATGGACCTTGGGGTAGAGGAAGGATTTTAAGgaatgtaaaaaatttaaaaataagaattgtaaGGAATAAACCTTAAAGAACTTAAGTAAATATTTCTATAGGTTaatatttctaccaaaaaaattaaatgctttatCACCTGGATTTCCCAGTAAGAGTTTTTATAAAGGTTAGTTGATTACCTGATGATGGTTTTTAAAGTAGATGCAGTAATAAAATTCTATCTTCTTGATTTTTATGGGGAGTATTTCTACCATCAAGTTAATGATAATATTCATGTCATTGGTAGAGAATGgttcaaatgttttaaataattctaaaGGGATTTACTTGGCATTGACAACAGAGCATCACCTGAGAGACCTAATCTCCTATACAATACAAGCATACTCAATTGGAATAATTAAATATATCCTTTGAGAGCTAAAGAGTAAGGCAAATGCCCATTTCTAAGCAAATTTTAAGGgctatatttgattttaattcttaTGCGTTTATACCACTTATCCTCATTACCAGTCTGAATATAAAATTctaagtgggaagaaaaaaattccctctgGATTGGTCAGCAAAGACTTCATAGAGGAAGGATTTAttcataggactttttttttttttttaatttagggccacactcacagcatatggaagctctcagggtaggggtagaattggagctgcagctgctggcctgtgccacaaccaaagcaacgcaggatctcagccacatctgcaacctataccacagctcatggcaacaccagatccttaacccattgagtggggccagggattgaatccgagttcttatggatactagtcgggttcattacctctgagacacaatggggaactccttcATAGGACTTGTTGACTCAGAGGAGAGGTTGTGTGAGCAAAAGCCTTAAAGTATcactttcccccctttttttaaagacaatataCAATTTCTAGgatatttacttaaaattacaTTCATAATGTCTTTAATCTTATACCTTAGTTACTAGAAtaacctttaaatttttcttgtggagttctcttgtgagtgggttaaggatctgcattgtcactgcagtggattgggtcactgctatggcacaagtttgaaccctggccccaggagctttcacatgctgtgggtgcagccaaaaacaaacaaacaaacaaacaaacaaaaaacaaaaaaagaaaaaaaaagcctaaaatttTCTTGCTAATCCAGATGTAACTTCTATAAAGATTTCTTTCCTCAAAGTATTCTGTTATTTAGGGCTTTcctataaatttttatataatggatCCCTGTTGCCTACCACAACTCACATTTTGGTTAATTACATACCTAGATCTTTCTAATCTACATAATTTGAGTTCACTTCCTTCCCATGTACCATCCTTATGCCAAAGCCTTCTTTTATGGCTTTCTGAATGAATCACTTTCATTCTTCATTTGGTTCCTTTTGCCTTATCTATATTactttcaccatttttttccatctatCCAAATCCTACCCCTTAAAGCCAATCCAAGGTCTATTGGGGACAAGCTTATCTATCTTCTTCCCACCTTCAAAATTCTTATTAGCCATTTAACTCCTGAAGTCTCAATATTTGTCTGGCGTGGTCCTCTGGCATTTCATGGGTGTAAGTCTTATTCTCCTCAATTTGattatgacttcatttttatCATGATTATGCATATTTATGAGATGGACCTTTAAgacacagcaaaaaataaaacaaaacaaaaccaagccctGCCCTCAAACTTGAATTCTAGGGCAATGTGATTATTTCAGGTGAGGGGCATATTACTATGATGATGTAGACCAAGTCTGTGctgatgtacagcatggggaaacTTTCTCCTTCAGTAAGAGCTTAAGAATCGTGGGGACAAGTTTCCACCAAAGGAACTGTGGGGGAATGATGAATGTTGCCCCTAGCTCTCCTCTTACCCGTGAAACGATGTGAGCTCAGTGAAAGATTTATGGAGCCAGTGAAAAGGATCATATAGctcatttctcattattttaattttcttgcaaatttatgaaaaaatatatccttacttaaatatttgaaaagttcttATGTTCAGAATCACAAAATAGCTGCCGTTTGCTTCACtatttattcatatgtttattCAAGAAATACTTTATAGTGTGTACTATTGTTAGAAGAGGTCATCAAGAGGACATGAGTGCTGGTCGACCTGAAGCTTGAACATGGGCAATTGGGCTACCATCCCCTCACTTGTCCTTGTAAAGTACTTCTGGCCcagtgttcccactgtgggagCTGTTCCAAGGACACAGACTTGAGAGAGCAAGGTGCTGTTGAGACCATCTGAATGGTCAGTGTGCCTGAATATAGTTAATGCCTCTACATAAAATTTTGTTATTCTGATGGGTGGATACAGAGACCTTCTTTTCTTGCAGCTGCCCAAGACAAGCCTTGTATGTAAGTTCTCTTGCTTGTTAAAACTACCAGTTTAGAGtggtctgtctctttctttggtctctcctTGTCCTCTGTGTAGTTTTCAAACCAACAACTCTGTATCATTACAATTATGGATTCTGTTCTCATGGagcttaatattcttttttaatttaatttttaatttttttgacttcttcccattaaaaattcttttattaaagttagttgatttacaatgtggtattaatttctgctgtacaacaaaatgtttcagttatacatgtacacatattcaatctttttcagatcctttccccatagaggttatcacagaatattgagtagagtcccctgtgctttATGGCAGGCCCCCATTAAGCATCCATTCCTTATACAaaagtgtgcatatgctaatcccaaactcccaatccatccttctcATAAAGATTGCATTCTAATAGAGGAGACTGGggaagcaaatataaataaatacataaacaaggaAAAGAGCAAAAACTAGAAAGCGCTGTGCTGAAAATAAGATGGGAGTGGTGTGATAAAGAGTGACTGGGAGTTACTTTAGGTCAGAAGATTGGCAAAGGTCTACAGGAAAGGTGGCCTAGTCAAGTGTAGACATGAGTAGCAAGAAGACAGCCATGGCAGTTTGGGGAAGAGCGTTTTAGGTACAGAGGTGATAGTGAAAATTCCTTAAGGCAGAAATAAGTTCTGCATGTTTGAGGAACTGGTAAAAGGGAGGGGACAGTAGTTGATAATGTGACTGGGTAATTGATCTTGCAGGGTTTATAACACAGAAtatggggtttttgttttattttcagcttgATGAGAATCCATGGGAGGACATATTGATTTCCTACTGCTGCTCTAACAAATATAGCCCCAAACTCaggagcttaaaacaacacaaatttttattctttcacaatTCTGAGGTTATAAATCCAAAACGATTATCACTGGGCTAAAATTAAGATTCAACATCCTTTCTGGAAATTGtaagggagaatctgtttccttgcctttttcgtGGGTTCATGTCCACCTTTATCTTCAAAACCTAAAATTACCAAttaaatttttctcacattttactaCTCTGAGTCTGATTATTCTActtctgttttcaaaaattacactgggcccacctggatGATTCAAGAGcatttaattcctttttgttgTGTATCAGAACATACAATTTCTGAGAATTAGCATGTGGGCATCTTTGGGGGGGGTGCATTGTTAGCCTATCAAACTAGAATTAATTTAAAGCAGAGAAATGACATTaccttattcatattttttattttttattattttattttatttttaggaaatggatCATGAAAGGTCAGGGTGAAAATGTGGAGAGCAGCTAGGAGGACACTGCAGCTGTTCAGAACTAGGCTGATAGCAGTGGACCCGCAGAAATATAGATGGATTTGGTTTATGTTTTAGAAGATGTCAACAGGATTTGGGGTCATTTCTATTTGAGAACTTGTAAATAGAGTAAGTGGGGAAAATTGCTGGATTTGTTTTTCCCTGAGCATCTGAGAAGGACCTGGTAGCCTTTATTAGCTGAAGGAGATTGGAGGAGAAATACATTCTTTGGGTGGGGTAGCCAGAcatatgagttttattttatgcatgttaTGTTTTGAGAGCCTTATCAGTCATCTAAGTGGAGATGTCACACAGGTAGTTACATATAAAGGACAAGGCTGGAGATTAGGATTCATCAGCATCTATATTTTAAGCCTTGGAACTGAGTGAAATCATGCAGGAGAGtgagaaagcagagaagagaagggtAACTGAGAGAGAGAGCCCTCCGGGACTGTCTGGTTTAGATTAGACTGGATTATATAGCACACAGAATGCCTGGTGTGAATAGAATACAGTGGGGTAGGAAGTACCCTAAAAAAGATGAGATAAGAATGCCTCATCAAGGAGCTTGAATTCTATTCAGTAGGCCTGAATAAATTTGTCAAGGGACTGACTCTATCGAATCTGAGTTTTAGGAAAACAATTCTGTGTGTGACTCATTACTTCGTTTTCTGTGCGTCATTTTACAGGCCGACACGgcataaatgaaaaatttacacCCGAGTGTTTGAGGGCCTCTCACATACCATGTTAAGATTACATCTGTAAAACTAAAGATGACTTTAAGATTGtgataaagacaaaataagataagataaaaataagaaatctatacatagaccttccatatgaccctgcaatcccactcctgggcatctatccggacaaagctctacttaaaagagacacatgcacccgcatgttcattgcagcactattcacaatagccaggacatggaaacaatccaaatgtccatgacagaggattggattcggaagatgtggtatatatacac
Proteins encoded in this region:
- the LOC106505821 gene encoding olfactory receptor 5K1-like, coding for MAKGNQTINNEFILMGFTDHPELKTLLFVVFFAIYLITMVGNLGLMIIIAKEHRLHTPMYIFLGNLALVDSCCASAITPNMLGNLFSENRMVSLYECMAQFYFFCTVETADCFLLAAMAYDRYVAICNPLQYHTMMSKKLCVQMTTAAHIAGNLHSMIHVGLLFRLTFCGSNHINHFYCDILPLYRLSCVDPYVNELVLLIFAGSIQVSTIGSVLISYLYILFTIFRMKSKEGRIKAFSTCASHILSVSLFYGSLIFMYIRPNLLEEGD